A single region of the Micropterus dolomieu isolate WLL.071019.BEF.003 ecotype Adirondacks linkage group LG02, ASM2129224v1, whole genome shotgun sequence genome encodes:
- the LOC123967262 gene encoding hemicentin-2-like has translation MGNNFLQWILTLCMFYSVSGEGCSLILKPSRVVVGFGEPVSVSCEAARPVRVLGWESAISAAHTQQDLSVQWKVDSLIDWIEEPICYGVFFTAPRQCEEKLNLVLYKTPDSVSIRPVNHTGPMVEGKEYQLLCEVQNIAPVQYLTLRWYKGQTEVYNHSFSDLTSSSPVQVSSILLITPTKAENGAQYRCAAVLELGPEGPHPPPTVTSEPLNASVYFPPMFLSPESEVLDLIVGSEMTLNCTATGNPTPVYSWQSSHAIQARMEEEAVITSSSLLPGTYICTASNTLEKKSKEFIVKAKTKGRGESAHVQVVSLSCVLISVFFCFHLGI, from the exons ATGGGGAACAACTTTCTTCAATGGATTCTGACGCTTTGCATGTTTTACTCAG TGTCAGGTGAAGGTTGCTCCCTAATCCTCAAGCCCTCCAGGGTGGTGGTGGGCTTTGGGGAGCCGGTGTCAGTCAGCTGTGAAGCCGCTCGCCCGGTACGTGTCCTGGGCTGGGAATCGGCCATCAGCGCTGCACACACTCAACAGGACCTGTCTGTCCAGTGGAAGGTGGACAGTCTCATTGATTGGATAGAGGAGCCTATCTGTTATGGTGTGTTCTTCACAGCTCCGAGACAGTGTGAGGAGAAACTCAACCTGGTTCTTTACA aaaccCCGGATAGTGTCTCCATCAGGCCTGTGAACCACACTGGCCCCATGGTGGAAGGGAAAGAGTACCAGTTACTCTGCGAGGTTCAGAATATTGCTCCTGTTCAGTACCTCACTCTGAGGTGGTACAAAGGGCAGACTGAGGTTTATAACCACTCCTTCTCTGACCTCACATCTTCCTCGCCCGTTCAAGTGTCCTCTATCCTCCTGATCACACCAACCAAAGCTGAGAATGGAGCACAGTACAGGTGTGCAGCAGTGCTGGAGCTCGGTCCAGAGGGACCACATCCACCTCCTACTGTGACCTCGGAGCCTCTTAATGCCTCTGTGTACT TCCCCCCAATGTTCCTCAGTCCTGAATCAGAAGTTTTGGACCTTATAGTGGGTTCTGAAATGACCTTGAACTGCACTGCCACAGGAAACCCAACACCTGTGTACAGCTGGCAATCCTCCCATGCCATTCAGGCAAGGATGGAGGAAGAAGCAGTTATTACCTCATCCTCGCTTCTCCCAGGGACCTACATCTGCACTGCCTCCAATACACTGGAGAAGAAGAGCAAGGAGTTTATTGTCAAGGCCAAGACCAAAGGTAGAGGGGAAAGTGCACATGTGCAAGTTGTCTCTTTATCCTGCGTCCTAATCAGCGTCTTCTTTTGCTTTCACTTAGGTATTTGA
- the cmc4 gene encoding cx9C motif-containing protein 4: protein MPQKDPCQKQACAIQTCLQANKYKESMCEDVIREMRRCCETQAGKSICCSGFKDSKPTKSTSNT, encoded by the exons ATGCCACAGAAAGATCCGTGTCAAAAACAAGCATGTGCTATTCAGACGTGTTTGCAAG CTAACAAATACAAAGAGAGCATGTGTGAGGACGTGATCAGGGAGATGCGGCGGTGCTGTGAGACGCAGGCTGGAAAGTCCATCTGCTGCTCCGGATTCAAGGACTCAAAGCCCACCAAGAGCACAAGTAACACTTAG
- the LOC123967034 gene encoding hsp90 co-chaperone Cdc37 — MSRIDYSVWDHIEVSDDEDDTHPNIDTPSLFRWRHQARVERMEEFQKKGEEINKAHCESRRKLAEVQKKIQELAVSKTDDAKAELIKAQAEEKKLKKEEREWEKKMEEHNREEKKMPWNVDTLSKEGFSKSIVNISPDPAEETEEEKEKKHKTFVEKYEKQIKHFGMLRRWDDSQKYLSDNPHLVCEETANYLVIMCIDIEVEEKHALMEQVAHQTIVMQFILELAKSLKVDPRGCFRQFFAKIKTADQQYQDAFNDELESFKERVRGRAKIRIEKAMKEYEEEERQKRLGPGGLDPVEVYESLPLEMQKCFDEKDIQLLQEVISKMDPTEAKAHMKRCIDSGLWVPNSKTDDGEDKAEDTYEEVKLEQEETKKE, encoded by the exons ATGTCTAGGATAGACTACAGCGTGTGGGACCACATTGAGGTGTCAGACGATGAAGATGACACCCATCCGAACATTGACACACCCAGCCTCTTTAGGTGGAGACACCAG GCACGTGTGGAACGAATGGAAGAATTTCAGAAAAAGGGTGAAGAGATAAACAAGGCACACTGCGAGAGCCGACGTAAACTGGCAGAGGTGCAGAAGAAAATACAAGAGCTGGCTGTTTCAAAAACAGATGATGCCAAAGCAGAGTTGATTAAAGCCCAGGCTGAGGAGAAGAAACTGAAAAAGGAGGAACGGGAGTGGGAGAAGAAGATGGAAGAGCACAACCGGGAAGAGAAGAAGATGCCATGGAATGTCGACACGCTCAGCAAGGAAGGTTTCAGCAAG AGCATTGTTAATATCAGCCCGGATCCtgctgaagagactgaagaagagaaggagaaaaagcaTAAAACCTTTGTGGAGAAGTATGAGAAGCAGATCAAACATTTTG GCATGTTACGACGTTGGGATGACAGCCAGAAGTACCTCTCTGACAATCCTCATCTAGTATGTGAAGAGACCGCCAACTACCTGGTCATCATGTGCATTGACATTGAAGTTGAGGAG AAACATGCATTGATGGAGCAAGTGGCACATCAGACTATCGTCATGCAGTTCATTCTAGAGTTGGCAAAAAGCCTCAAGGTGGACCCCCGTGGTTGCTTTCGTCAATTTTTTGCCAAGATCAAg ACAGCAGATCAGCAGTACCAAGACGCTTTCAATGACGAGCTGGAGTCATTTAAGGAGCGGGTTCGGGGCAGGGCAAAGATCCGCATAGAAAAGGCCATGAAGGAATATGAGGAAGAGGAGCGACAAAAGCGCCTGGGACCCGGAGGGCTAGATCCTGTTGAAGTATACGAGTCCCTTCCACTC GAGATGCAGAAATGCTTTGATGAGAAGGACATCCAATTGTTGCAGGAGGTTATTAGCAAAATGGACCCAACG GAGGCGAAGGCTCACATGAAGAGGTGCATAGACTCGGGGCTCTGGGTCCCAAACTCCAAGACAGACGATGGGGAAGATAAAGCGGAAGATACCTATGAAGAAGTGAAACTGGAGCAGGAAGAAACTAAGAAGGAATGA